The following coding sequences lie in one Kribbella sp. NBC_00709 genomic window:
- a CDS encoding CehA/McbA family metallohydrolase, whose translation MFQPLHASATRAVEKLRDIGEPLPDDIAGQLAKLADDSQSSAAVEDLLRPYVIVDVRIDEQGLTASTPGTAPPRLVQHGWRSFLVRIENPHRLLGDLAAQSNHVLGTIDYHSHAARIAIADTLTIVPRIERSRLEVKLAGPTDVSGLDVEYKVISLYSRDSGTHDGELGFTLAVEEAEHSYTRPPFAKAWRRMSSESRPYAATYEFDCLPARDIRFDIREPDGSSCVAALTVRDSQRRSYPSKGMRLAPDMFFHEHVYRATGEVITLPAGQYEISARRGPEYREVRVEVELSAEDDAVTIELDRWADPARHGYYSGDPHIHAGGCSHYSVPSEGVTPETMIRHVRGEGLWMGSVLTWGPCYYHQKQFFSGSSISPRAELEYPAMQRAQGMNWDPQDTDHDSQSLLRYDLEVSGFPSSHSGHVILLGLTDQDYPGTKVIEDWPSWNLPVMRWGHAQNAMVGYAHCGLGLSVGTDELPNYVVPGFQSIGSNEIIVDVPLGAADFQCGAEFAPAVELNIWYHLLNVGYRTLMLGETDYPCIYDDGPGVGRTYVQLAEPPQGSQALEAWLGGLKDRASYFGDGRSHVYDFAVDGDTSRERTTDAAGPVRVSATVAAWLPEEPPALPAAGQPAYSAPVGWHLERSRIGRTRTVLVEVLVNGIPVASQELVADGNEQAVEFDVPLERSSWVALRILRSVHTQPIFVEIAGRPIRASRRSAQWLHDSVDALWKAKSGFIRDTERAEAREAYDAAQAAYLTRRDESEVD comes from the coding sequence GTGTTCCAACCGCTGCACGCTTCTGCGACCCGAGCTGTTGAGAAACTCCGCGACATCGGTGAACCACTACCCGACGACATTGCCGGCCAACTGGCCAAGCTGGCCGACGATTCCCAGTCCTCCGCTGCGGTCGAGGACCTGCTCCGTCCGTATGTCATCGTCGATGTCCGCATCGACGAGCAAGGCCTGACCGCCAGTACGCCGGGCACCGCGCCACCGCGCCTCGTCCAGCATGGCTGGCGAAGCTTCCTGGTCCGGATCGAGAACCCGCATCGACTGCTCGGCGATCTGGCTGCGCAGTCGAACCATGTGCTCGGCACGATCGACTACCACAGCCACGCCGCGCGCATCGCGATAGCCGACACGTTGACGATCGTCCCGCGGATCGAGCGCAGCCGGCTGGAGGTGAAACTGGCCGGTCCGACCGATGTGTCCGGCTTGGACGTCGAGTACAAGGTGATCAGCCTGTACAGCCGCGACAGCGGCACCCACGACGGCGAGCTGGGGTTCACCCTGGCCGTCGAGGAGGCTGAGCACAGCTACACAAGGCCGCCGTTCGCGAAGGCCTGGCGGCGGATGAGCTCCGAGAGTCGCCCGTACGCAGCGACGTACGAGTTCGACTGCCTGCCGGCCCGCGATATCCGGTTCGACATCCGCGAGCCCGACGGCAGCAGCTGCGTTGCGGCGCTCACCGTTCGCGACTCCCAGCGGCGCTCCTACCCGTCGAAGGGGATGCGGCTCGCACCCGACATGTTCTTCCACGAGCACGTGTACCGCGCGACCGGCGAGGTGATCACGCTCCCGGCCGGTCAGTACGAGATCTCTGCGCGCCGCGGTCCGGAGTACCGCGAGGTGCGGGTCGAGGTCGAGCTGTCCGCCGAGGACGACGCGGTCACGATCGAGCTCGATCGGTGGGCCGATCCGGCGCGGCACGGTTACTACTCCGGTGACCCGCACATCCACGCCGGCGGCTGCTCGCACTACAGCGTGCCGTCCGAGGGCGTCACGCCCGAGACGATGATCCGGCACGTCCGCGGCGAAGGCCTGTGGATGGGCAGCGTGCTCACCTGGGGTCCCTGCTACTACCATCAGAAGCAGTTCTTCAGCGGCTCGTCGATCAGCCCGCGCGCCGAGCTGGAGTACCCCGCGATGCAGCGGGCCCAGGGCATGAACTGGGATCCGCAGGACACCGACCACGACAGCCAGAGCCTGCTCCGGTACGACCTCGAGGTCTCGGGCTTCCCGTCCAGCCACTCCGGTCACGTCATCCTGCTCGGGCTCACCGACCAGGACTATCCCGGCACCAAGGTGATCGAGGACTGGCCGTCGTGGAACCTGCCGGTGATGCGGTGGGGCCACGCGCAGAACGCGATGGTCGGGTACGCGCACTGCGGGCTCGGCCTATCGGTCGGCACCGACGAGCTGCCGAACTACGTCGTCCCGGGATTCCAGTCGATCGGCTCGAACGAGATCATCGTCGACGTACCGCTGGGTGCCGCCGACTTCCAGTGCGGCGCCGAGTTCGCGCCGGCCGTCGAGCTGAACATCTGGTACCACCTGCTCAACGTCGGCTACCGCACTCTGATGCTCGGCGAGACCGACTACCCCTGCATCTACGACGACGGTCCCGGCGTCGGGCGTACGTACGTCCAGCTGGCCGAGCCGCCGCAGGGCTCGCAGGCACTGGAGGCGTGGCTCGGCGGGTTGAAGGACAGGGCGTCGTACTTCGGCGACGGGCGCAGCCACGTGTACGACTTCGCCGTCGACGGCGATACGAGCCGTGAGCGTACGACGGACGCGGCCGGACCGGTCCGGGTCAGTGCGACCGTTGCAGCGTGGTTGCCCGAGGAGCCGCCGGCGTTGCCCGCGGCGGGTCAGCCGGCGTACAGCGCACCGGTCGGGTGGCACCTCGAGCGGTCGCGTATCGGCCGGACCCGCACCGTGCTCGTCGAGGTGCTGGTGAACGGCATCCCGGTCGCCTCGCAGGAGCTGGTTGCCGACGGCAACGAGCAGGCGGTCGAGTTCGACGTACCGCTGGAGCGGTCGTCGTGGGTCGCGCTGCGGATCCTGCGCAGTGTGCACACCCAGCCGATCTTCGTCGAGATCGCCGGCCGGCCGATCCGGGCGTCGCGGCGGAGCGCGCAGTGGCTGCACGATTCGGTCGACGCGCTCTGGAAGGCGAAGTCCGGCTTCATCCGCGACACCGAGCGAGCCGAGGCCCGCGAGGCGTACGACGCCGCGCAGGCCGCGTACCTGACCCGTCGAGACGAATCCGAGGTGGACTGA
- a CDS encoding NAD-dependent epimerase/dehydratase family protein produces MTSLRVLFLGGTGIISSACSSRAVESGLELTVLNRGKTSTRPLAAEARQITADLDDPATLASIAREDFDVVVDWLAFTPEQVRARTDALRGHVGQYVFISSASAYQTPPARLPITESTPLRNPFWQYSRNKIACEDLLTGLYRDENYPVTIVRPSHTYDRTLVPFDGGWTIVERMRRGQPVVVHGDGTSLWTLTHHRDFARGLVPLLGHPRTIGDTFQITSDDVLTWDQIAHTLAAAAGTTAQIVHVPSDAIAAVHPGWGDGLLGDKTHSAVFDNTKLRQVVPDYVATIPFETGAREIVAWYDEDPSRHHIDSAIDEAMNTLISRYAQ; encoded by the coding sequence ATGACATCCCTGCGTGTTCTCTTTCTTGGTGGGACCGGGATCATCAGCTCGGCGTGCTCCTCGCGGGCCGTCGAGTCGGGGCTCGAGCTCACGGTCCTCAACCGCGGCAAGACCTCGACCCGGCCACTCGCGGCCGAAGCGCGACAGATCACCGCTGACCTCGACGATCCGGCGACCCTGGCTTCGATCGCCCGCGAGGACTTCGATGTGGTCGTCGACTGGTTGGCGTTCACGCCGGAGCAGGTGCGGGCTCGCACCGACGCGCTGCGCGGACACGTCGGCCAGTACGTGTTCATCAGCTCGGCCTCGGCGTACCAGACACCACCGGCCCGGCTGCCGATCACCGAGTCGACGCCGCTGCGCAACCCCTTCTGGCAGTACTCACGCAACAAGATCGCCTGCGAGGACCTGCTGACCGGGCTGTACCGCGACGAGAACTACCCGGTCACGATCGTGCGGCCCTCTCACACCTACGACCGCACACTGGTCCCGTTCGACGGCGGCTGGACGATCGTCGAGCGCATGCGCCGCGGCCAACCCGTCGTCGTACACGGTGACGGCACGTCGCTGTGGACCCTCACTCACCACCGCGACTTCGCCCGCGGACTGGTCCCGCTGCTCGGTCACCCGCGCACGATCGGCGACACGTTCCAGATCACCTCCGACGACGTCCTGACCTGGGACCAGATCGCGCACACCCTTGCCGCCGCGGCCGGCACGACAGCGCAGATCGTCCACGTCCCGTCCGACGCTATCGCTGCCGTCCATCCGGGTTGGGGCGATGGTCTCCTCGGAGACAAGACCCATTCGGCCGTCTTCGACAACACCAAACTCCGCCAGGTGGTACCGGACTACGTCGCCACGATCCCCTTCGAAACCGGAGCCCGCGAGATCGTCGCGTGGTACGACGAAGACCCGTCCCGCCACCACATCGACTCGGCCATCGACGAAGCCATGAACACCCTCATCAGCCGCTACGCCCAGTAA
- a CDS encoding carbohydrate kinase family protein encodes MTHALVCIGDLVEDVVVWSAGTTRAGTDNPARIRRSRGGAASNVAVFASSLGTSTRFVGRVGDDAAGAALVQDLVDAGVDARVQRQGSTGTIVILVDDAGERTMYPDRAAAAELTDVPDAWLSGADVIHLSAYSLAGPSLSVLRRASGIAQAEGAILTVDASSIALIDALGPTRFRDLIRILRPTYIFANGIEADVGDLRGLAEPGTTVVVKNGVEPTEIHLDGAKTVTVDVSPVGEVLDTTGAGDAFAAAFLSAVLAGADAVEAVRAGHGLASRVLREPGATLSPDEIGVARD; translated from the coding sequence GTGACTCATGCTCTCGTCTGCATCGGCGACCTGGTCGAAGACGTCGTGGTCTGGTCAGCCGGTACGACGCGCGCCGGGACGGACAACCCGGCGCGGATCCGGCGCTCACGTGGCGGCGCAGCCTCCAATGTCGCCGTCTTCGCGAGCAGTCTTGGTACGTCGACCCGGTTCGTCGGCCGGGTCGGTGACGACGCGGCCGGCGCGGCGCTGGTGCAGGATCTGGTCGATGCCGGCGTCGACGCCCGGGTCCAGCGACAGGGAAGCACCGGCACCATCGTCATCCTGGTGGACGACGCCGGAGAACGCACGATGTACCCGGACCGGGCGGCCGCGGCTGAGCTGACCGACGTACCCGACGCGTGGCTCTCCGGTGCGGACGTGATCCATCTCTCGGCGTACTCCCTCGCCGGCCCGTCGTTGTCTGTCCTTCGTCGGGCGTCCGGCATCGCCCAGGCCGAGGGCGCGATCCTCACCGTCGACGCGTCCTCGATCGCGCTCATCGATGCTCTTGGACCCACGCGGTTCCGCGACCTGATCAGAATCTTGCGGCCGACGTACATCTTCGCCAACGGGATCGAGGCCGACGTCGGCGACCTGCGAGGCCTTGCCGAACCGGGTACGACGGTCGTCGTCAAGAACGGTGTGGAACCCACAGAGATTCATCTCGACGGCGCCAAGACAGTGACCGTCGACGTATCTCCGGTCGGAGAAGTGCTCGATACGACCGGCGCCGGCGACGCGTTCGCCGCCGCGTTCTTGTCCGCCGTACTCGCCGGAGCAGATGCCGTTGAGGCGGTCCGAGCCGGCCACGGCCTTGCCAGCAGGGTGCTCCGCGAACCTGGTGCCACCCTCTCCCCTGATGAGATCGGAGTCGCGCGTGATTGA
- a CDS encoding pseudouridine-5'-phosphate glycosidase, which yields MIEPVLSDEVTQALAEDRAVVALESTIFSNLGLPAPANADALELCKQAVVDHGAVPAVAAILDGRPHVGLLPDEEKRVLQGTRKVAERDLAVAQAQRWDVGVTTVSATVALAHAAGISVFATGGIGGVHRGSELSGDVSADLDAIANHPVITVCAGAKAFLDLPRTLEYLETAGVPVLGWQHDWFPAFYTRSSGLPIPHRVDDERVVCDVLRYRARPATGVLLTVPIPVGDEIPAAPSTPYSRPRWRRVLRPESPGPPSHRTSWAGSRRRRTDRASRPTSHWPGTTPASRPGSLSRCKASRFRNFSSLVSCAHGGWGGKSPVRSPSRPA from the coding sequence GTGATTGAACCCGTCCTGTCCGACGAAGTGACCCAAGCTCTGGCCGAAGACCGCGCCGTCGTCGCGCTCGAGTCGACGATCTTCTCGAACCTCGGTCTGCCCGCTCCGGCGAACGCCGACGCGCTCGAACTCTGCAAGCAGGCAGTCGTCGACCACGGCGCCGTACCGGCCGTGGCCGCCATCCTGGATGGCCGGCCACATGTCGGTCTCCTGCCGGACGAGGAGAAGCGCGTACTGCAAGGCACCCGCAAGGTCGCCGAACGCGACCTTGCCGTGGCGCAGGCGCAACGATGGGACGTCGGCGTGACGACGGTCTCGGCGACGGTCGCCCTGGCGCACGCGGCCGGTATTTCGGTCTTCGCCACCGGCGGTATCGGCGGTGTCCACCGCGGGTCAGAACTCAGCGGCGACGTCTCGGCCGACCTCGACGCGATCGCCAACCACCCGGTCATCACCGTCTGCGCGGGCGCCAAGGCGTTCCTCGATCTGCCGCGGACCCTCGAATACCTCGAGACCGCGGGCGTCCCGGTCCTGGGTTGGCAGCATGACTGGTTCCCGGCCTTCTACACGCGGTCAAGCGGTCTGCCGATTCCGCATCGTGTGGATGACGAGCGCGTGGTCTGCGACGTACTCCGCTACCGTGCTCGGCCGGCGACCGGCGTACTGCTGACCGTTCCGATCCCGGTCGGCGACGAGATCCCGGCGGCGCCATCGACGCCGTACTCACGGCCGCGTTGGAGGCGAGTGCTCAGGCCGGAATCGCCGGGCCCGCCGTCACACCGTACGTCCTGGGCAGGATCGAGAAGGAGACGGACGGACAGAGCGTCCCGGCCAACCTCGCACTGGCCCGGAACAACGCCGGCCTCGCGGCCCGGATCGCTGTCGCGCTGCAAAGCCAGTAGGTTTCGAAACTTCTCATCGTTAGTTTCTTGCGCGCACGGTGGGTGGGGCGGAAAATCACCGGTACGGTCGCCCTCCAGGCCCGCGTGA
- a CDS encoding beta-N-acetylhexosaminidase, producing the protein MRISFRAVPALTIGALVAAVLIPLTTGQASGTPVSADATESVNLALLPGAVASAKSQRTTAPAATYAPANATDVFVHNGWTSNYASVGNGYDPTQDWFQVKLATPAPVYEVFSRWTSPSKPSEYDLQVSTDADCQTWSTVTHVVNPADKDSQVIDRTDPVSCVRMQATATTSTTGYTLNEFEIWSGPKPPPTVGQIIPVPVKQTPGSGQPWELTAKSRIVVSSSALTAAGEVLAGYLRPATGFVLPVVTGSATAADISLSVGSVSGIPADKTDEGYSLTVSSAGVKIAAPQAHGLFNGFISLRQLLPAAINSPAAGAGPWIAQPITVLDYPRYPHRGLQLDPARNFMTVAEIRSMIDQLAALKGDRLHLHLSDSQSWRLEIKGYPALDGTGCNGAACIAGFYTQEDFKGLVKYAADRFIEIVPELEGPAHATAAVRSLGGVAVMGCQGQTQTDRFCTNPNDPASERALAFWRDAIAQLAAISPAPIVHIGGDEAIGMPHEDYKWWIGQMEKIVNANGKQLMGWNPALEGYAPGSTSINHYWSDYTGGGPPLIKPEWFNQHRPVITTPEWNAYLDFGYDGSPGRTPRTELDKAYTWDPEWVYEKYRSVWAQPAYGGPKAEDIIGIEAPIWGEQMRGLATNEYMVFPRLAGIMEKAWSPKVLTQDYDAYVQRLSVAGPRWAFANVNYGSIAQVPWDPESMGTLTRFGVDRTVTNATVGRLAAGSIPPGEVTATIDWGDGSPTEAAGVAGRDYLASQRQGRSLMTVSGSHTYPADATYHGTVTYSRQAQTWVVPFVATGVPSCTSMLTGTHNGPLTVSSGVACFDGATVSGPVTVAAGAGLYASGSEFRGPVSASGAGNVLLCGTTVSGPVSVTGRTRVWLGNPAGECAPTTIKGPVSVQNNTGSTIISGNRISGPLSCAGNSPAPTNAGYPNTVAGPKSGQCAKL; encoded by the coding sequence GTGAGAATCTCGTTCCGCGCTGTCCCTGCATTGACAATCGGCGCGCTGGTGGCCGCAGTTCTGATCCCACTGACGACAGGTCAGGCGTCCGGCACACCCGTGTCCGCCGACGCCACCGAGAGCGTCAACCTCGCCCTCCTCCCCGGCGCGGTCGCGTCGGCCAAGTCCCAACGCACGACGGCGCCCGCGGCGACGTACGCGCCCGCCAACGCGACCGATGTGTTCGTCCACAACGGGTGGACGTCGAACTACGCGTCGGTGGGCAACGGGTACGACCCGACGCAGGACTGGTTCCAGGTCAAGCTGGCCACGCCCGCCCCGGTGTACGAGGTGTTCAGTCGCTGGACGTCTCCGTCCAAGCCGAGCGAGTACGACCTGCAGGTCTCGACGGACGCCGACTGCCAGACCTGGTCGACGGTCACCCACGTGGTGAATCCGGCCGACAAGGACTCGCAGGTCATCGATCGCACGGACCCGGTCTCGTGCGTCCGGATGCAAGCCACAGCGACGACGTCCACCACCGGGTACACGCTGAACGAGTTCGAGATCTGGTCGGGCCCCAAGCCGCCGCCGACCGTGGGACAGATCATTCCCGTGCCGGTGAAGCAGACCCCCGGCAGCGGTCAGCCGTGGGAGCTCACGGCCAAGTCGCGGATCGTCGTCTCCAGCAGCGCCCTCACCGCCGCCGGCGAGGTGCTCGCCGGGTACCTGCGGCCGGCGACCGGGTTCGTGCTCCCCGTGGTGACGGGTTCCGCCACCGCCGCCGACATCTCGCTGTCGGTCGGATCGGTGTCCGGTATCCCGGCCGACAAGACCGACGAGGGCTACTCGCTCACCGTCTCGAGTGCCGGCGTGAAGATCGCGGCGCCGCAGGCACACGGGCTCTTCAACGGCTTCATCAGCCTGCGACAACTGTTGCCCGCAGCAATCAACTCGCCGGCCGCCGGCGCCGGCCCCTGGATCGCGCAGCCGATCACGGTCCTCGACTACCCGCGGTACCCGCACCGAGGTCTTCAGCTCGACCCGGCCCGCAACTTCATGACCGTGGCCGAGATCCGCTCGATGATCGACCAGCTGGCCGCGTTGAAGGGCGACCGGCTGCATCTGCACCTGAGCGACTCCCAGTCCTGGCGCCTCGAGATCAAGGGGTACCCGGCACTCGACGGCACCGGATGCAACGGTGCGGCCTGTATCGCGGGCTTCTACACGCAGGAGGACTTCAAGGGCCTGGTCAAGTACGCCGCCGACCGCTTCATCGAGATCGTCCCGGAGCTGGAAGGCCCGGCCCACGCCACGGCTGCAGTCAGGTCTCTGGGCGGCGTCGCGGTCATGGGCTGCCAGGGTCAGACCCAGACCGACCGGTTCTGCACCAACCCGAACGACCCGGCGAGTGAGCGGGCGCTCGCGTTCTGGCGGGATGCGATCGCACAGCTTGCCGCGATCTCGCCCGCACCGATCGTCCACATCGGCGGCGACGAAGCCATCGGGATGCCCCACGAGGACTACAAGTGGTGGATCGGGCAGATGGAGAAGATCGTCAACGCCAACGGCAAGCAGCTGATGGGCTGGAACCCGGCCCTGGAGGGCTACGCGCCGGGCTCGACGTCGATCAACCACTACTGGTCGGACTACACCGGCGGCGGTCCGCCGCTGATCAAGCCCGAATGGTTCAACCAGCACCGCCCGGTCATCACGACCCCGGAGTGGAACGCCTACCTCGACTTCGGGTACGACGGTTCGCCCGGCCGCACGCCGAGGACCGAGCTCGACAAGGCGTACACGTGGGACCCGGAGTGGGTGTACGAGAAGTACCGCTCGGTCTGGGCGCAACCGGCGTACGGCGGACCGAAGGCCGAGGACATCATCGGCATCGAGGCGCCGATCTGGGGCGAGCAGATGCGCGGACTGGCCACCAACGAGTACATGGTGTTCCCGCGGCTGGCCGGGATCATGGAGAAGGCGTGGTCGCCGAAGGTGCTCACGCAGGACTACGACGCGTACGTGCAACGGCTCAGCGTCGCCGGGCCGCGGTGGGCGTTCGCGAACGTGAACTACGGCTCCATCGCCCAGGTCCCGTGGGATCCGGAATCGATGGGCACGCTGACCCGGTTCGGCGTGGACAGGACCGTCACCAACGCGACTGTGGGACGTCTGGCCGCCGGGTCGATTCCGCCGGGTGAGGTCACCGCGACGATCGATTGGGGCGACGGGTCCCCGACGGAGGCCGCCGGTGTCGCAGGGCGCGACTACCTAGCGAGTCAGCGTCAGGGCAGAAGTCTGATGACCGTCAGCGGGAGCCACACCTACCCGGCCGACGCGACGTACCACGGGACCGTCACGTACAGCCGTCAGGCTCAGACCTGGGTCGTGCCGTTCGTCGCCACCGGTGTCCCGTCCTGTACGTCGATGCTCACCGGCACGCACAACGGCCCGCTGACCGTATCGTCGGGCGTCGCCTGCTTCGATGGCGCGACTGTTTCAGGACCGGTGACCGTCGCCGCAGGCGCCGGGCTGTACGCGTCCGGGTCCGAGTTCCGCGGCCCGGTGTCGGCGTCCGGCGCAGGCAACGTCCTCCTGTGCGGTACGACGGTGTCCGGACCGGTGAGCGTCACGGGCCGGACCCGGGTCTGGCTCGGCAACCCGGCCGGCGAATGCGCACCGACAACGATCAAGGGCCCGGTCTCCGTACAGAACAACACGGGCTCGACCATCATCTCCGGCAACCGCATCAGCGGCCCACTCTCCTGCGCCGGCAACTCCCCCGCACCAACCAACGCCGGCTACCCCAACACTGTCGCCGGCCCGAAGTCCGGCCAGTGCGCGAAACTCTGA
- a CDS encoding nitroreductase/quinone reductase family protein, which produces MSSLFGRVLQAHQWIYEHTDGFLGHRLLFGNPTLLLRTTGRRTGVQRTNGLTYARDGDDYLVVASRGGSDKPPAWLGNLTADPHSFRP; this is translated from the coding sequence ATGAGCAGCCTCTTCGGGAGGGTCCTGCAGGCACACCAGTGGATCTACGAACACACCGACGGGTTCCTCGGCCACCGGTTGTTGTTCGGCAACCCGACTCTGTTGCTACGAACAACCGGCCGCCGCACCGGGGTACAACGAACGAACGGCCTGACGTACGCCCGCGACGGCGACGACTATCTGGTGGTCGCATCACGCGGAGGCTCCGACAAACCACCCGCCTGGCTGGGCAACCTGACCGCAGACCCGCACTCCTTCCGACCCTAG
- a CDS encoding glyoxalase superfamily protein, protein MEWRLELVSVPVSDVDRAKAFYTEQVGFVADHDHQVSDELRFVQLTPPGSACSIALGTGMGQGEPGSVRGLQIVVDDADAARAELAGRGVEVSEVQEFPWGRFVFFSDPDGNTWALQQITNRSN, encoded by the coding sequence ATGGAATGGAGACTTGAGCTGGTGTCGGTGCCGGTGTCGGATGTGGATCGGGCCAAGGCGTTCTATACCGAGCAGGTCGGGTTTGTCGCCGATCATGACCACCAGGTGAGCGACGAACTGCGGTTCGTGCAGCTCACGCCGCCCGGATCGGCGTGCTCGATCGCGCTCGGTACGGGCATGGGTCAGGGCGAGCCGGGATCGGTGCGCGGACTGCAGATCGTCGTCGACGATGCGGACGCGGCGCGGGCCGAGCTCGCCGGACGCGGGGTCGAGGTGTCGGAGGTCCAGGAGTTCCCGTGGGGCCGCTTCGTCTTCTTCAGCGACCCGGACGGCAACACCTGGGCCCTCCAGCAGATCACCAACAGGTCGAACTGA